In Zingiber officinale cultivar Zhangliang chromosome 3B, Zo_v1.1, whole genome shotgun sequence, a single window of DNA contains:
- the LOC121967523 gene encoding ABC transporter F family member 4-like, whose translation MVRKTAADVSSSKGGKSRESASIASAVPKKEKISVSAMLASMDKPKASSFGASKKPKPKAKSSSYTDDIDLPPSDDEEVEVAEEETARPKARNAVTELSAATISDKELKKREKKDIFNANAAEQARQQALRDDHDVFTVVIGSRAAALDPDAQEGAADANVKDITIENFSVSARGKELLKNATVKIAHGKRYGLIGPNGKGKSTLLKLLAWRKIPVPRNIDVLLVEQEVVGDARTALEAVVSANEELVSLRKEAAALSEKPEGGDDEDDDDSGVKLAEIYERLQLLGSDAAEAQASKILAGLGFTKEMQRRPTKSFSGGWRMRISLARALFVQPTLLLLDEPTNHLDLRAVLWLEEYLCRWKKTLVVVSHDRDFLNTVCNEIIHLHELKLHVYRGNFDDFESGYEQKRKETNKKFEIYEKQMKAAKKTSNKAKQDKVDDRAKYVAAKAAKSKSKGKVEDDDVPPPEAPQRWRDYSVVFHFPEPTELTPPLLQLIEVSFSYPNREDFRLSNVDVGIDMGTRVAIVGPNGAGKSTLLNLLAGDLVPTEGEVRRSQKLRIGRYSQHFVDLLIMEENPVQYLLRLHPDQEGFSKQEAVRAKLGKFGLPSHNHLTPIAKLSGGQKARVVFTSISMSRPHILLLDEPTNHLDMQSIDALADALQEFTGGVILVSHDSRLISRVCEDEEKSEIWVVEDGTVRKFPGSFEEYKEDLLKEIKADVDE comes from the coding sequence ATGGTGAGGAAAACCGCCGCCGACGTCTCCTCTTCCAAGGGCGGAAAATCCAGGGAATCCGCCTCCATCGCCTCTGCTGTAcccaaaaaggagaagatttcCGTGTCGGCTATGCTTGCCTCCATGGACAAGCCCAAAGCCTCGTCTTTCGGCGCCTCGAAAAAGCCTAAGCCCAAAGCCAAATCCTCGTCCTATACGGATGACATCGATCTACCGCCTTCCGACGATGAGGAAGTGGAGGTCGCGGAGGAAGAGACCGCAAGACCTAAAGCTCGAAATGCTGTTACTGAACTGTCAGCCGCCACCATCTCGGACAAGGAGCTcaagaagagggagaagaaggaTATCTTCAATGCGAACGCTGCCGAGCAGGCACGGCAGCAGGCCCTGAGGGATGACCACGATGTCTTCACGGTGGTTATTGGATCCCGCGCAGCCGCCCTTGATCCTGACGCTCAAGAGGGCGCCGCCGATGCTAACGTGAAGGATATCACCATCGAGAATTTCTCTGTTTCTGCTCGGGGGAAGGAGCTCCTGAAGAACGCCACCGTCAAGATCGCCCATGGGAAGAGGTACGGTCTTATTGGTCCAAACGGGAAGGGGAAATCTACTCTGTTAAAGCTCCTTGCTTGGAGGAAGATTCCCGTCCCACGCAACATTGATGTGCTCCTGGTCGAGCAGGAAGTAGTCGGGGATGCAAGAACTGCTCTTGAGGCCGTTGTGTCGGCTAACGAGGAGCTGGTGAGCCTCCGCAAGGAGGCTGCTGCTCTCTCCGAGAAACCTGAAGGAggagacgatgaagacgacgatgATAGTGGAGTGAAGCTTGCAGAAATATATGAAAGGTTGCAGCTTTTGGGTTCCGATGCTGCAGAGGCCCAGGCATCCAAGATCTTAGCTGGGTTAGGGTTCACCAAGGAGATGCAGCGCCGTCCAACCAAGTCATTCAGCGGAGGATGGAGGATGAGGATATCCTTGGCCAGAGCTCTCTTTGTGCAGCCAACTTTGTTACTTCTGGATGAGCCTACAAACCATCTTGATCTCCGAGCAGTATTATGGTTAGAGGAGTATCTTTGCCGCTGGAAGAAGACGCTGGTGGTGGTGTCCCATGACAGAGACTTCCTTAACACCGTTTGCAATGAGATTATACATCTTCACGAGCTGAAACTCCATGTTTACCGTGGGAACTTTGATGATTTTGAAAGTGGTTATGAGCAAAAGCGAAAAGAAACAAATAAGAAGTTTGAAATTTATGAGAAGCAGATGAAAGCTGCAAAGAAGACTAGCAACAAGGCTAAGCAAGACAAGGTTGATGATCGGGCCAAGTATGTCGCTGCCAAGGCAGCTAAGAGTAAGTCAAAGGGGAAGGTGGAAGATGATGATGTGCCACCACCTGAGGCGCCCCAACGGTGGAGGGATTATAGTGTTGTATTCCACTTCCCGGAGCCCACTGAGCTGACACCGCCACTTCTGCAGCTCATCGAGGTCAGCTTCAGCTATCCAAACAGGGAGGATTTTAGGCTTTCCAATGTTGATGTGGGAATTGATATGGGGACAAGGGTTGCCATTGTAGGACCAAATGGTGCCGGCAAATCCACACTGCTGAATTTACTTGCAGGGGATTTGGTGCCCACTGAAGGAGAAGTTCGTCGGAGTCAAAAGCTGCGGATTGGGAGATATTCCCAGCATTTTGTTGATCTCCTGATCATGGAAGAGAACCCAGTTCAGTACCTTCTCCGCCTTCATCCAGATCAAGAAGGATTTagcaagcaagaggctgtgcgaGCTAAACTTGGGAAATTTGGCCTGCCTAGCCACAACCACCTTACACCCATTGCCAAATTATCTGGAGGCCAGAAGGCTCGCGTTGTGTTTACTTCTATATCCATGTCTAGGCCTCATATTCTTTTGTTGGATGAGCCAACAAATCACCTTGACATGCAAAGTATCGATGCACTGGCAGATGCACTTCAGGAGTTTACTGGTGGTGTTATTTTGGTGAGTCACGACTCACGTTTAATATCACGAGTATGTGAGGATGAAGAGAAAAGTGAGATATGGGTTGTGGAAGACGGTACTGTTAGAAAATTCCCTGGTTCTTTTGAAGAGTACAAGGAAGATCTTCTGAAAGAGATTAAGGCGGATGTTGATGAATAA